One window from the genome of Sphaerotilus microaerophilus encodes:
- a CDS encoding 4Fe-4S dicluster domain-containing protein, whose translation MLQIDASRCVHRLAALARCDACVRTCPAQAWSMDADGLGFDADRCDGCGLCLPACPTGALRLEPPAALPAPRPVRLAHGGLAPSGLANSELAMPLACERVAAVPGDPHVRPCVHAVDEAELLAWQAAGVRCLQVATGDCQRCPRAQGLAPAALLPARLARVDAALRLRSAPGLRLQRLAAWHRTPPADAVAATGEGHRRQTPPPATPPGNALPVNARRALLGLRRRAPEVDPPGLPSGPLAVAPRLQAMRRLQALGAGPALWGVVLQPQRCDACGACARLCPSGAIHLLGPAARPDALQVTLAQCSGCQLCVDVCAPAALKPAAPNSQPAGERRLKLMAIKCPGCGKAYRAVVAGVTLPVPVCPACRSAAARRGDRVRQHEPTPPVDVPTNVLTNVPANDLPAAS comes from the coding sequence ATGCTGCAGATCGACGCCTCCCGCTGTGTCCACCGCCTCGCGGCGCTGGCGCGTTGCGACGCCTGCGTGCGCACCTGCCCCGCGCAGGCCTGGTCGATGGACGCCGACGGCCTGGGTTTCGACGCCGATCGCTGCGATGGCTGCGGTCTGTGCCTGCCAGCCTGCCCGACCGGCGCCCTGCGCCTGGAGCCTCCCGCCGCGCTGCCAGCGCCCCGGCCGGTGCGCCTGGCCCATGGCGGGCTGGCCCCGAGCGGGCTGGCCAATAGCGAGTTGGCCATGCCGCTGGCCTGCGAGCGGGTGGCGGCCGTGCCCGGTGACCCCCACGTGCGGCCCTGCGTGCACGCGGTGGACGAGGCGGAACTGCTCGCGTGGCAGGCCGCGGGCGTGCGCTGCCTGCAGGTGGCCACCGGGGACTGCCAGCGGTGTCCGCGCGCGCAGGGCCTGGCGCCCGCTGCGCTGCTGCCCGCACGCCTGGCCCGCGTGGATGCGGCGCTGCGCCTGCGCTCGGCACCCGGCCTGCGTCTGCAGCGGCTGGCTGCCTGGCACCGCACCCCGCCGGCCGACGCTGTTGCCGCGACCGGGGAGGGCCATCGCCGCCAGACGCCGCCACCCGCCACCCCGCCCGGCAACGCCCTGCCCGTCAACGCCCGGCGGGCCCTGCTCGGGCTGCGCCGTCGTGCACCGGAGGTGGATCCGCCCGGGCTGCCGTCGGGGCCACTGGCCGTGGCCCCGCGGTTGCAGGCGATGCGGCGCCTGCAGGCCCTGGGCGCCGGGCCGGCGCTGTGGGGCGTGGTGCTGCAGCCGCAGCGCTGTGATGCCTGCGGCGCCTGCGCGCGGCTGTGTCCCAGCGGGGCGATCCACCTGCTCGGCCCGGCCGCTCGGCCCGATGCGCTGCAGGTGACGCTGGCGCAGTGCAGCGGCTGCCAGCTCTGCGTGGACGTTTGCGCACCCGCTGCGTTGAAACCGGCCGCGCCGAACAGCCAGCCGGCCGGTGAGCGCCGGCTCAAATTGATGGCCATCAAGTGCCCCGGTTGTGGCAAGGCCTATCGTGCGGTGGTGGCCGGCGTCACCCTCCCGGTGCCGGTCTGCCCGGCCTGCCGTTCTGCTGCCGCGCGGCGGGGCGACCGGGTGCGGCAGCACGAGCCGACCCCACCTGTCGACGTTCCCACCAACGTTCTCACCAACGTTCCCGCCAACGACCTGCCCGCCGCGTCCTGA
- a CDS encoding sensor histidine kinase: MSLSTSLARRLALKLTLAFVAVAAGLLAASIWTGRLALQREHEAASLRMAALFEASLHNAMLKRDLPGLESLLERTGSLPGLQAAALLEPGGEVRFASARARLHAREADALAGLCIHAACGALSAPRLAWREQDGTQALRVTYPVRNQPRCGGCHGPVAAKPVNGVLLLDFLPMAAEQTARQRAGTWLLPVSLAALALLGLATAWVLRREVLQPVSALATLAGRYAQGDLSARSAVAGQDELAWLARGFDHMAAQLQAQMAEVSAQGDFLQALVDASPDPMVVLADDHRIVLANVAYALLLGRRAEEVIGQPCHRISRSQADPCPATLLQCPLAQCRSHRAAGEAPPPLRTVMSFRHADGRPIDVEVHAAALTGRHGEPLVVELIRPLEDQVRASQEQRLSAIGLLANGVAHEIHNPLASIRLALQSSLRGLADESIEREELIEYLRLVDDQIDRCVSITQRLLRLSEPSAELAQPVAVRAAVDDVLALLAEEMHRAGVRCELQIEPPAARVLMDEGELRQVVVNLVQNAVRAMPGGGLLRIEGERMDGERVEGAMLRLAVTDTGVGIPPEQLPLIFLPFYSRRADGRRGTGLGLAICKGLVEQRGGAIRASSRPGEGSRFEVDLPDADAGGSPPGERSESGEPGGTGFTEGAS, encoded by the coding sequence TTGAGTCTGTCCACCTCGCTCGCACGCCGCCTCGCGCTCAAACTCACGCTGGCCTTCGTCGCGGTCGCGGCCGGCCTGCTGGCGGCCTCGATCTGGACTGGTCGCCTCGCCCTGCAGCGCGAGCACGAGGCCGCCTCTCTGCGCATGGCCGCGCTTTTCGAGGCCAGCCTGCACAACGCCATGCTCAAGCGCGATCTGCCCGGGCTGGAGAGCCTGCTGGAGCGCACCGGCAGCCTGCCCGGTCTGCAGGCGGCGGCGCTGCTGGAGCCGGGCGGCGAGGTGCGCTTCGCCTCCGCGCGGGCCCGCCTGCATGCCCGCGAGGCCGATGCGCTGGCCGGCCTGTGCATCCACGCGGCCTGTGGCGCACTGTCGGCGCCGCGCCTGGCCTGGCGTGAGCAGGACGGCACCCAGGCGCTGCGCGTGACCTACCCGGTGCGCAACCAGCCACGCTGCGGCGGCTGCCACGGTCCGGTGGCCGCCAAGCCGGTCAACGGCGTGCTGCTGCTGGACTTCCTGCCGATGGCCGCCGAGCAGACGGCCCGGCAGCGCGCCGGCACCTGGCTGCTGCCGGTCAGCCTGGCGGCGCTGGCGCTGCTGGGCCTGGCGACCGCCTGGGTGCTGCGCCGCGAGGTGCTGCAGCCGGTGTCGGCGCTCGCGACGCTGGCCGGCCGCTATGCGCAGGGCGACCTGAGCGCGCGCAGCGCTGTGGCGGGGCAGGACGAGCTGGCCTGGTTGGCGCGGGGCTTCGACCACATGGCGGCTCAGCTGCAGGCCCAGATGGCCGAGGTGTCGGCCCAGGGCGACTTCCTGCAGGCGCTGGTGGACGCCTCGCCCGACCCCATGGTGGTGCTGGCCGACGACCACCGCATCGTGCTGGCCAACGTGGCCTACGCCTTGCTGCTGGGCCGCCGCGCCGAGGAGGTGATCGGCCAGCCCTGCCACCGAATCAGCCGCAGTCAGGCCGACCCCTGTCCCGCGACCTTGCTGCAGTGCCCGCTGGCGCAGTGCCGCAGTCACCGGGCCGCTGGCGAGGCGCCGCCACCGCTGCGCACCGTGATGAGCTTCCGCCATGCCGACGGCCGGCCGATCGACGTCGAGGTGCACGCCGCCGCGCTCACTGGCCGACACGGCGAGCCGCTGGTGGTCGAGCTGATCCGCCCACTGGAGGACCAGGTGCGTGCCTCGCAGGAGCAGCGCCTGTCGGCCATCGGCCTGCTGGCCAACGGCGTGGCGCACGAGATCCACAACCCGCTGGCGTCGATCCGGCTGGCGCTGCAGTCCTCGCTGCGCGGCCTGGCCGACGAGTCGATCGAGCGCGAGGAGCTGATCGAGTACCTGCGCCTAGTGGACGACCAGATCGACCGCTGCGTTTCCATCACCCAGCGCCTGCTGCGCCTGAGCGAGCCCTCGGCCGAACTGGCCCAGCCGGTGGCGGTGCGTGCCGCGGTGGACGACGTGCTCGCGCTGCTGGCCGAGGAGATGCACCGCGCCGGCGTGCGCTGCGAGCTGCAGATCGAGCCACCGGCTGCGCGGGTGCTGATGGACGAGGGCGAGCTGCGCCAGGTGGTGGTCAACCTGGTGCAGAACGCCGTGCGGGCCATGCCCGGTGGTGGCCTGCTGCGCATTGAGGGTGAGCGCATGGATGGCGAGCGCGTTGAGGGCGCGATGCTGCGCCTGGCCGTCACCGACACCGGCGTGGGCATCCCGCCGGAGCAGTTGCCGCTGATCTTCCTGCCGTTCTACAGCCGCCGTGCCGACGGCCGGCGTGGCACCGGGCTGGGGCTGGCGATCTGCAAGGGCCTGGTCGAGCAGCGCGGCGGGGCGATCCGCGCCAGCAGCCGGCCGGGCGAGGGCAGCCGCTTCGAGGTCGACCTGCCCGATGCAGACGCCGGCGGCAGCCCGCCCGGCGAGCGCAGCGAGTCCGGTGAGCCGGGCGGGACTGGTTTCACGGAGGGCGCGTCATGA
- a CDS encoding sigma-54-dependent transcriptional regulator gives MKPSVLVVEDDVVLNRMLVKALGRAGYEMGSALTWADARRQLDAQAPDVVLLDMNLPDAEDFGPLAEIGHERPTVMLTAYGSIDHAVKAIRMGAVDYLVKPVNLDELELVIRRALDASRLSAGRAVEQAASTITRTPDLLGDSPAMGRLWEMLTAVADSDVTVLVSGESGVGKELVAHAVHRASPRAAERIVAVDCCTLQETLFESELFGHERGAFTGADRRKPGLIEAAAGGTLFLDEIGDIGAALQAKLLRVLETGRFRRVGGTADLRADVRIVAATNRDLPRLVREGQFRADLYYRLSAFVIEVPPLRERLEDIPLLVQHFAARRARNGAALPFSEATLQRMRAYGWPGNVRELRNVVERALLLAAREGRVEPRHLPDFSGGLEAEASIGAVPASLAALLGGEPTLEAIEQHYLSHLLDKYDGNRRRVADVLGVSERTAYRMLDRYGLK, from the coding sequence ATGAAGCCGAGCGTGCTGGTGGTCGAGGACGACGTCGTCCTCAATCGCATGCTGGTCAAGGCACTGGGCCGTGCCGGCTACGAGATGGGCAGCGCCCTCACTTGGGCGGACGCGCGCCGCCAGCTCGACGCGCAGGCGCCCGACGTGGTGCTGCTGGACATGAACCTGCCGGATGCGGAGGACTTCGGCCCGCTGGCCGAGATCGGCCACGAGCGGCCGACCGTGATGCTGACCGCCTACGGCTCGATCGACCACGCGGTCAAGGCCATCCGCATGGGCGCGGTGGACTACCTCGTCAAGCCGGTCAACCTCGACGAGCTGGAGCTGGTGATCCGCCGCGCGCTGGACGCCAGCCGCCTGAGCGCCGGCCGGGCGGTGGAGCAGGCCGCCAGCACGATCACGCGCACGCCCGATCTGCTTGGCGACAGCCCGGCGATGGGCCGGCTGTGGGAGATGCTGACCGCGGTGGCGGACAGCGACGTGACCGTGCTGGTCAGCGGCGAGAGCGGTGTGGGCAAGGAGCTGGTGGCGCACGCGGTGCACCGCGCCAGCCCGCGTGCGGCCGAGCGCATCGTCGCAGTGGACTGCTGCACGTTGCAGGAAACGCTGTTCGAGTCCGAGTTGTTCGGCCACGAGCGCGGCGCCTTCACCGGCGCGGACCGGCGCAAGCCCGGGCTGATCGAGGCGGCCGCGGGCGGCACGCTCTTCCTCGACGAGATCGGCGACATCGGTGCGGCCCTGCAGGCCAAGCTGCTGCGCGTGCTGGAGACCGGGCGCTTCCGCCGCGTGGGTGGCACGGCGGACCTGCGCGCCGACGTGCGCATCGTCGCGGCCACCAACCGCGACCTGCCGCGGCTGGTCCGGGAGGGGCAGTTCCGCGCCGACCTCTATTACCGCCTGAGCGCCTTCGTGATCGAGGTGCCGCCGCTGCGTGAGCGGCTGGAGGACATCCCGCTGCTGGTACAGCACTTTGCCGCCCGGCGGGCCCGCAACGGCGCGGCGCTGCCCTTCAGCGAGGCCACCCTGCAGCGCATGCGGGCCTACGGCTGGCCGGGCAACGTGCGCGAGCTGCGCAACGTGGTCGAGCGCGCTCTGCTGCTGGCCGCCCGCGAGGGCCGGGTCGAGCCGCGCCACCTGCCGGACTTCAGCGGGGGTCTGGAAGCCGAGGCGTCCATTGGCGCCGTGCCGGCCAGCTTGGCGGCGCTGCTGGGCGGTGAGCCCACGCTGGAGGCCATCGAGCAGCACTACCTCAGCCACCTGCTGGACAAGTACGACGGCAACCGCCGCAGGGTGGCGGACGTGCTGGGCGTGTCCGAACGGACCGCGTACCGGATGCTGGATCGCTATGGGCTGAAGTAG
- a CDS encoding UDP-glucose dehydrogenase family protein codes for MKITVIGTGYVGLVTGACLAEMGNHVLCLDLDPAKIRILEEGGIPIHEPGLLEIVQRNRTAGRLEFTTDIARSVAHGTIQFIAVGTPPDEDGSADLQYVIAAARNIGRLMTDYKVVVDKSTVPVGTADKVKAAITDELARRGMTDLKFAVCSNPEFLKEGAAVQDFARPDRVVIGADDEQAILLMRALYQPFIRNRDRMLVMDIRSAEFTKYAANAMLATRISFMNELSRLAERVGADIEAVRVGIGSDPRIGTHFLYAGTGYGGSCFPKDVKALARTAAEYGVPTQLLDAVEQVNDEQKLVLVNKVVKAYGEDLGGRTFAMWGLAFKPNTDDMREAPSRVIIEELLKRGARVQAYDPVAREEAQRVMQGPDWAGLSYAEHQKQALEGADALLIVTEWKEFRTPDFDTLRDCLKDKRVFDGRNLYEPELIRTFGIEYLAIGRP; via the coding sequence ATGAAAATCACCGTCATCGGCACCGGCTACGTCGGTCTGGTCACAGGCGCCTGCCTGGCCGAAATGGGCAACCACGTGCTCTGCCTGGACCTGGACCCAGCCAAGATCCGCATCCTGGAAGAAGGCGGCATCCCCATCCACGAGCCCGGGCTGCTGGAGATCGTGCAGCGCAACCGCACCGCCGGGCGGCTGGAGTTCACCACTGACATCGCCCGCTCGGTCGCGCACGGCACCATCCAGTTCATCGCCGTGGGCACCCCGCCCGACGAGGACGGCTCGGCCGACCTGCAGTACGTCATCGCCGCGGCGCGCAACATCGGCCGCCTGATGACCGACTACAAGGTCGTGGTCGACAAGTCCACCGTGCCGGTGGGCACCGCCGACAAGGTCAAGGCCGCGATCACCGACGAGCTGGCCAGGCGCGGCATGACGGACCTGAAGTTCGCGGTCTGCTCCAACCCCGAGTTCCTCAAGGAAGGTGCGGCGGTGCAGGACTTTGCCCGGCCTGACCGGGTGGTGATCGGCGCCGACGACGAGCAGGCCATCCTGCTCATGCGCGCGCTGTACCAGCCCTTCATCCGCAACCGCGACCGCATGCTGGTGATGGACATCCGCAGCGCGGAGTTCACCAAGTACGCCGCCAACGCGATGCTGGCCACGCGCATCAGCTTCATGAACGAGCTGTCACGCCTGGCCGAGCGGGTGGGGGCGGACATCGAGGCGGTGCGCGTGGGCATCGGCAGCGACCCGCGTATCGGCACGCACTTCCTCTACGCCGGCACCGGCTACGGCGGCAGCTGCTTCCCCAAGGACGTCAAGGCGCTGGCGCGCACCGCCGCCGAGTACGGGGTGCCGACCCAGTTGCTCGACGCGGTCGAGCAGGTCAACGACGAGCAGAAGCTCGTGCTGGTGAACAAGGTCGTCAAGGCCTATGGCGAGGACCTGGGCGGCCGAACCTTCGCGATGTGGGGCCTGGCCTTCAAGCCCAACACCGACGACATGCGCGAAGCGCCCAGCCGCGTGATCATCGAAGAGCTCCTGAAGCGCGGCGCCAGGGTCCAGGCCTACGACCCGGTGGCGCGCGAGGAAGCGCAGCGGGTGATGCAGGGCCCGGACTGGGCCGGCCTGAGCTACGCCGAGCACCAGAAGCAGGCGCTCGAAGGCGCCGATGCGCTGCTCATCGTCACCGAGTGGAAGGAGTTCCGCACGCCGGACTTCGACACCCTGCGCGACTGCCTGAAAGACAAACGCGTCTTCGACGGGCGCAATCTCTACGAGCCCGAGCTCATCCGCACCTTCGGCATCGAGTACCTCGCCATCGGCCGGCCCTGA
- a CDS encoding DNA ligase, with protein MQGAPALLLASDWVPGRSPAGFLVAEKFDGVRAFWDGRQLRTRSGQVLGAPAWFLERLPADQPLDGELWLGHGRFDDTSALLRRQRVDDAAWRTLRYQLFELPDAPGPFAERAELLRALVQRLGWAQLQAAEQRRIGDAAALQARLAEVVQAGGEGLMLHRADAPYVTGRSELLYKLKPQQDAEATVVGYTAGRGRHAGRVGALRVRDDTGREFLLGSGLSDAQREDPPPVGALVTYTHRGETSRGLPRFATFLRVRDEP; from the coding sequence GTGCAGGGGGCACCGGCGCTGCTGCTGGCCAGCGATTGGGTGCCAGGCCGCAGCCCGGCCGGCTTCCTGGTCGCCGAAAAGTTCGACGGCGTGCGGGCCTTCTGGGACGGCCGGCAGTTGCGCACGCGCAGCGGGCAGGTGCTCGGGGCGCCGGCCTGGTTCCTGGAGCGCCTGCCTGCGGACCAGCCGCTGGACGGTGAGTTGTGGCTGGGGCATGGCCGTTTCGACGACACCTCGGCGCTGCTGCGCCGCCAGCGGGTGGACGACGCGGCGTGGCGCACGCTGCGCTACCAGCTGTTCGAGCTGCCCGATGCGCCGGGCCCGTTCGCCGAACGGGCCGAGTTGCTGCGCGCGCTGGTGCAGCGCCTGGGCTGGGCGCAGCTGCAGGCGGCGGAACAGCGGCGCATTGGCGATGCGGCGGCACTGCAGGCGCGCCTGGCCGAGGTGGTTCAGGCCGGAGGAGAGGGGCTGATGCTGCACCGGGCCGACGCCCCTTATGTGACGGGGCGCTCCGAGCTGCTCTACAAGCTCAAGCCGCAGCAGGACGCCGAGGCGACGGTGGTTGGCTACACCGCGGGGCGGGGGCGGCATGCCGGGCGCGTCGGCGCGCTGCGTGTGCGTGACGACACAGGCCGCGAGTTCCTGCTCGGCTCGGGCCTGAGCGACGCGCAACGCGAGGATCCACCGCCGGTTGGCGCCCTGGTGACCTACACCCACCGCGGCGAGACGAGCCGCGGCCTGCCGCGCTTCGCCACCTTCCTGCGTGTGCGTGACGAGCCCTGA
- the sbcB gene encoding exodeoxyribonuclease I, with protein MPFDSSAGADFSFFWHDYETFGRVPRRDRPAQFAGLRTNAALEEIDAPVMFHCRPAPDYLPDPESCLLTGILPQTCLAQGLPEQAFADAILEQLGRPGTVGVGYNSIRFDDEVTRHLFWRNLIDPYGREWQNGCGRWDLLDVLRCTWSLRPEGIQWPTHPDGRPSFKLEDLTAANGLAHEAAHDALSDVRATLALARLVRERQPRLWDFCLKLRSKQAVLAEIGVGRPFLHISGMYGPERGCLAVVWPLAPHPTNRNEVIVWDLAGDPAELFTLNAEAIRLRLFTRAEDLPKGLRRLPIKTIHINKSPIVIGNLKTLTPAVAARWGVDLDAALRHAEVAARRGASLGGLWDEVFARPAGQDAPDVDEDLYGGFIGNADRRTLERLRTLPPAELADRHPAFEDGRLDELLFRYRARNHPATLSAEEAAQWRSHCAERLHAGAGGALTLAAFFERIDQLGDGLAEDDERGQAILGALYDYAEQIAPDAP; from the coding sequence ATGCCTTTCGATTCATCCGCTGGTGCCGACTTCAGCTTCTTCTGGCACGACTACGAAACCTTCGGCCGCGTGCCCCGGCGCGACCGGCCGGCGCAGTTCGCCGGCCTCCGCACCAACGCGGCGCTGGAAGAGATCGACGCGCCGGTGATGTTCCACTGCCGGCCCGCACCCGACTACCTGCCCGACCCGGAGAGCTGCCTGCTCACCGGCATCCTGCCGCAGACCTGCCTGGCGCAGGGCCTGCCCGAGCAGGCCTTTGCCGACGCGATCCTGGAGCAGCTGGGCCGCCCGGGCACGGTGGGCGTGGGCTACAACTCGATCCGCTTCGACGACGAGGTGACGCGCCACCTCTTCTGGCGCAACCTGATCGACCCCTACGGCCGCGAGTGGCAGAACGGCTGCGGCCGCTGGGACCTGCTCGACGTGCTGCGCTGCACCTGGTCGCTGCGCCCCGAGGGCATCCAGTGGCCGACGCACCCGGACGGCCGCCCGAGCTTCAAGCTCGAGGACCTCACCGCCGCCAACGGCCTGGCGCACGAGGCCGCGCACGATGCGCTGTCGGACGTGCGCGCCACCCTGGCGCTGGCGCGCCTGGTGCGCGAACGCCAGCCGCGCCTGTGGGACTTCTGCCTGAAGCTGCGCAGCAAGCAGGCGGTGCTCGCCGAGATCGGCGTGGGCCGGCCCTTCCTGCACATCTCCGGCATGTACGGGCCGGAGCGCGGCTGCCTGGCGGTGGTCTGGCCGCTGGCGCCGCACCCGACGAACAGGAACGAGGTCATCGTGTGGGACCTGGCCGGGGACCCGGCCGAGCTGTTCACGCTCAACGCCGAGGCGATCCGCCTGCGCCTGTTCACCCGCGCCGAGGACCTGCCCAAGGGCCTGCGGCGCCTGCCGATCAAGACGATTCACATCAACAAGTCGCCGATCGTGATCGGCAACCTGAAGACGCTGACCCCGGCCGTTGCCGCGCGCTGGGGAGTGGACCTGGACGCCGCGCTGCGCCACGCCGAGGTGGCGGCACGCCGCGGCGCCAGCCTGGGCGGGCTGTGGGACGAGGTCTTCGCCCGCCCGGCGGGGCAGGACGCGCCCGACGTGGACGAGGACCTCTACGGCGGCTTCATCGGCAACGCCGACCGCCGCACCCTGGAGCGCCTGCGCACGCTGCCGCCGGCCGAGCTGGCCGATCGGCATCCGGCTTTCGAGGACGGCCGGCTCGACGAGCTGCTGTTCCGCTATCGCGCCCGCAACCACCCCGCCACGCTCAGCGCCGAAGAGGCCGCGCAGTGGCGCTCGCACTGCGCCGAGCGCCTGCATGCGGGAGCGGGCGGCGCGCTGACGCTGGCGGCCTTCTTCGAGCGCATCGACCAGCTCGGCGACGGCCTGGCCGAGGACGACGAGCGCGGCCAGGCCATCCTGGGCGCCCTGTACGACTACGCCGAGCAGATCGCTCCAGACGCGCCCTGA
- the ylqF gene encoding ribosome biogenesis GTPase YlqF: protein MTIQWFPGHMATTKRAIAERMKAGIDVVIEMLDARLPGSSANPLLGDLTRAKPTLKILNKQDLADPACTAAWLAHYNALPGTRAIGLDASETAPAQRLIAASKELAPFRGGLVKPLRLMICGVPNVGKSTLINTLVGKRAAKTGDEPGITKQEQRIALASDVYLYDTPGMLWPKILVDQSGYNLAASGAVGRNALEEEVVAAELLGYVRRHYPGRIEARYKLGEPHGGKGAQADIAALNDAELLEAIGRRRGAVLPGGRINTQKAAEMVLNEFRSGALGRVSLETPEELAEWTAAALAAEAEREKERVPRRQRGRAAQFDDEAPEALDGGDDPGAA, encoded by the coding sequence ATGACCATCCAGTGGTTCCCCGGCCACATGGCCACGACCAAGCGCGCGATCGCCGAGCGCATGAAGGCCGGCATCGACGTCGTCATCGAGATGCTCGACGCGCGCCTGCCCGGCTCCAGCGCCAACCCGCTGCTGGGTGACCTCACCCGTGCCAAGCCGACGCTGAAGATCCTCAACAAGCAGGACCTGGCCGACCCCGCGTGCACTGCCGCCTGGCTGGCGCACTACAACGCCCTGCCGGGCACCCGCGCCATCGGCCTGGACGCGAGCGAAACCGCGCCGGCGCAGCGGCTGATCGCCGCCAGCAAGGAGCTGGCGCCGTTCCGCGGCGGGCTGGTCAAGCCGCTGCGCCTGATGATCTGCGGCGTGCCCAACGTCGGCAAGTCCACGCTGATCAACACGCTGGTGGGCAAGCGCGCGGCCAAGACCGGCGACGAGCCGGGCATCACCAAGCAGGAGCAGCGCATCGCGCTGGCCAGCGACGTCTACCTCTACGACACGCCGGGCATGCTCTGGCCCAAGATCCTTGTCGACCAGAGCGGCTACAACCTGGCCGCCAGCGGGGCAGTCGGGCGCAACGCGCTGGAAGAGGAAGTGGTGGCTGCCGAGCTGCTGGGCTATGTGCGCCGCCACTACCCGGGGCGCATCGAGGCGCGCTACAAGCTGGGCGAACCCCACGGTGGCAAGGGCGCCCAGGCGGACATTGCTGCACTCAATGACGCCGAGCTGCTCGAAGCCATCGGCCGGCGCCGTGGTGCCGTGCTGCCGGGGGGCCGCATCAACACCCAGAAGGCCGCCGAGATGGTGCTCAACGAGTTCCGCAGCGGGGCGCTGGGTCGGGTGTCGCTGGAAACGCCTGAGGAGCTGGCCGAGTGGACCGCCGCTGCGCTGGCAGCCGAGGCCGAGCGGGAGAAGGAGCGCGTGCCCCGCCGCCAGCGCGGGCGCGCCGCGCAGTTCGATGACGAGGCGCCAGAGGCTTTGGATGGGGGCGACGACCCCGGCGCGGCTTGA
- a CDS encoding beta-ketoacyl-ACP synthase III, with protein sequence MTRVVISGTGLFQPSEVITNAELVEAFNAYAALQNEQNAAEIAAGTATPIEPSSVEFIEKASGIRQRYVLDKTGVLDPTRMYPRFKERADDQLSLMAEIAADAARKALATANRTGADVDMVICSAANMQRAYPAMAVEIQQAVGARGFGFDMNVACSSATFGIEQAVNAVKAGTAKCVLMVNPEITSAHLEWRDRDCHFIFGDVCTAVVVEAADTATSADQWEVLGTKLATQFSNNIRNNFGFMNSAEDSDPNARDKKFRQEGRKVFKEVVPMAAAHIAEHLHALQFEPTQVRRYWLHQANLGMNQLVIKKLVGAEVKAGDDVAPLILDTYANTASAGSIIAFHEHRADLAAGDLGVICSFGAGYSIGSVITRKF encoded by the coding sequence ATGACCCGAGTCGTCATCAGCGGCACCGGCCTGTTCCAGCCGTCCGAAGTCATCACCAACGCGGAGCTGGTCGAGGCCTTCAATGCCTACGCAGCGCTGCAGAACGAGCAGAACGCTGCCGAGATCGCCGCCGGTACGGCCACGCCGATCGAGCCCTCCAGCGTCGAGTTCATCGAAAAGGCCTCGGGCATCCGGCAGCGCTACGTGCTCGACAAGACCGGCGTGCTCGACCCCACGCGCATGTACCCGCGCTTCAAGGAACGGGCCGACGACCAGCTCTCGCTGATGGCCGAGATCGCTGCCGACGCCGCGCGCAAGGCCCTGGCCACGGCCAACCGGACCGGTGCGGACGTGGACATGGTGATCTGCTCGGCCGCCAACATGCAGCGCGCCTACCCGGCGATGGCGGTGGAGATCCAGCAGGCAGTCGGCGCGCGCGGCTTCGGCTTCGACATGAACGTGGCCTGCTCGTCGGCCACCTTCGGCATCGAGCAGGCGGTCAACGCGGTCAAGGCCGGCACCGCGAAATGCGTGCTGATGGTCAACCCGGAGATCACCTCCGCCCACCTGGAGTGGCGCGACCGCGACTGCCACTTCATCTTCGGCGACGTCTGCACCGCCGTGGTGGTCGAAGCCGCCGACACCGCCACCTCGGCGGATCAGTGGGAGGTGCTGGGCACGAAGCTGGCCACACAGTTCTCCAACAACATCCGCAATAACTTCGGCTTCATGAACAGCGCCGAGGACAGCGACCCGAACGCGCGCGACAAGAAGTTCCGCCAGGAGGGCCGCAAGGTCTTCAAGGAAGTGGTGCCGATGGCGGCGGCGCACATCGCCGAGCACCTGCACGCCCTGCAATTCGAGCCCACCCAGGTGCGCCGTTACTGGCTGCACCAGGCCAACCTGGGCATGAACCAGCTGGTGATCAAGAAGCTGGTCGGCGCAGAGGTCAAGGCGGGCGACGACGTTGCGCCGCTGATCCTGGATACCTATGCCAACACCGCGTCGGCGGGATCGATCATCGCCTTCCACGAGCACCGTGCCGACCTGGCTGCCGGTGACCTGGGCGTGATCTGCTCGTTCGGCGCGGGCTACTCGATTGGTAGCGTGATCACGCGCAAGTTCTGA